Within the Armatimonadota bacterium genome, the region CGGTCAATTACGCGCCGCTGCGCGCCCTCGTCGAGGCCGTCCTGGATGGCCTTGGAGGCAACCTTGAGCGCGAGCTCGGCGACCTGCTCGCGCAGCTCGGCCACCGCCTTGCCCTTCTCCCGGGCGATTTCGGCGGTGGCGCGCTGTAGGAGCTTCTCCGCCTGCTCACGGGCTTCGGCGAGTGCGCGGTCATGGGCGGCCTTGGCCTCCTCCGCGGCCTCGCGCATGCGCCGGCGGGCCTCATCCTGGATGGTATCCAGGCGCTGCTGAAGGTCCGCGCGGGCTTCCGCCGCCGCCGCCTGCTGCTGGCGTGCCTCGTCGAGGTGCGCCTTGACTTGCCGCTCGCGCGCCGCCAGCATCTCGCGCACCGGCGCGAATAGGAATCGGACCAGCACCCCCAGCAGCAGCAGGAACACCAGCGCCTGCAGCAAGATCACCGCCGGGTTGAGGCCCAGCTCCTCGAATATGGAGACGGCCACCATGGCGGATTACGGATGGAGGACCTTGAGCACCGCTTCCGGCGTCGGCATGCGGGTGACCCACAGCAGCAGCGACACCACGAGCGCGTAGATGGTCAGTGACTCGATGAACGCGAGGCCGATGATGAGCAGCGTCTGGATTCGTCCGGCAGCCTCGGGCTGCCGCGCGACCCCCTCCAGGGCGGCGGCCAGGGCGCGGCTCTGGCTGAGTGCCCCCCCGAATGCCGCGAGCGCGACGCCGAAGCCGGTGGCGAGCGCCAAAGCAGAGAAGTATTGCATGTCTTGACTCCCGGTGGTTTGGTGTTCTTTACTGACGCATCTCCGTGGTATGCCCGCGAAGCCGGTCCCATAACCACACCACGATCGCGCCGATTGCCAGCCCCAACCACAGCCCGTTGGCGCTGCGCACCAGCGATACCACCAGCGGCGTATGCAAGTGGCAGAAGGTGTTGACCAGCGACGCCTGGCCCATCGCTCCCAGCAGCAGGAGCACCAGCACCCATCGCGTGCGGCCCCGCAGCGCCATGCCCACCGCCAGCATCAGCGCGGGATGGCCGATCAGAAACTCCTTGGTGCGCGGGCGCACCATCAGCGCCCGCTCCAGCCAGTCGCGCACATGCAGCTCCAGCCCCGAGACCTCGACCGGCGGCTGGTTGCCCGAGCGCAGCAGCATGACCGCGGCCGCTGCCAGCAGCACCGCCGCCAGCGCCGCCTCCCACACATGAAGCGGACGGTTCCACGCTTCGCGGGCATTCTCCTGCACGCGTCGCCAGTAGGTCGCCCACTTCCCTCGGCCGTGCAAGCCAAGCACCCACACCAAGGCCGCCGCCATGATGGGCGCGGCGAGCGCCAGCTTGACGCCCGCGAACTGCAGCACTTTGCTGATGTAGAGACGCTCGGTGAGCAGCCCCGCCGCCACCAGTCCGCCGGCGAGCGAAATCGCGGAGGCGGCGATGAG harbors:
- the atpF gene encoding F0F1 ATP synthase subunit B yields the protein MVAVSIFEELGLNPAVILLQALVFLLLLGVLVRFLFAPVREMLAARERQVKAHLDEARQQQAAAAEARADLQQRLDTIQDEARRRMREAAEEAKAAHDRALAEAREQAEKLLQRATAEIAREKGKAVAELREQVAELALKVASKAIQDGLDEGAQRRVIDRAIAGLEQAE
- the atpE gene encoding ATP synthase F0 subunit C; amino-acid sequence: MQYFSALALATGFGVALAAFGGALSQSRALAAALEGVARQPEAAGRIQTLLIIGLAFIESLTIYALVVSLLLWVTRMPTPEAVLKVLHP